A genomic segment from Desulfonatronum lacustre DSM 10312 encodes:
- a CDS encoding YeiH family protein, with the protein MAEASKQQSDIVIDRGKWEWSELWKKEDWWAIWLGFAILVIGLVIFLPRPPADMHEKLAKAEATMAVEDARAPFHTIEWHGANDAMSGLRARNEPHGKTIAKWLEMPGRWTSSPMESFYLSESAAAERRAAAEPAYKEAQEATKAALERAKELQSLAAEEGFRNETLNEEAEAGIREWRQAREKERGSLRSRATVQAYNKIPYMVGIMILFTLFFGVGARFMSIGSTNLMKGFWFVFLLAVVAEMIGQQNTMREYGFGGLIWAILGGMLISNTVGVPNFLKPALQTEYYIKTGLVLLGAEILFSKIMLIGQAGVVVAWVVTPTVLILTYIFGQRVLKMESKTLNITISADMSVCGVSAAIATAAACRAKKEELTIAVGLSMLFTAIMMIALPTFIVSVGMHPVLGGAWIGGTIDSTGAVVAAGAFLGEVGMFVAATVKMIQNILIGVIAFGVAVYWCARVDCVPGQQVSKMEIWYRFPKFVLGFIAASIIFSWMLITMGSVGDVMIDQGVLRGFSRPIREWFFILAFASIGLSSDFRSMAQHFKGGKPVILYVCGQTLNLILTLLVAYLMYFVVFPHVTESLMG; encoded by the coding sequence ATGGCCGAAGCTTCGAAGCAGCAATCCGATATCGTCATCGACCGTGGAAAATGGGAATGGTCCGAACTGTGGAAAAAGGAGGACTGGTGGGCGATTTGGCTGGGCTTTGCGATCCTGGTCATTGGCTTGGTCATTTTTTTACCCAGACCGCCGGCGGACATGCACGAGAAACTGGCCAAGGCCGAGGCAACCATGGCCGTCGAGGATGCCCGCGCGCCGTTCCATACCATCGAATGGCACGGGGCCAACGACGCCATGTCCGGACTGCGGGCGCGCAATGAGCCCCACGGCAAAACTATCGCCAAGTGGCTGGAGATGCCGGGCCGGTGGACGAGCAGCCCCATGGAGTCCTTCTATCTGAGCGAGTCCGCGGCCGCGGAGCGGCGGGCCGCGGCCGAACCGGCCTACAAGGAAGCTCAGGAAGCGACCAAGGCCGCTCTGGAACGGGCCAAGGAGCTCCAGTCGCTGGCCGCTGAGGAAGGGTTCCGCAACGAAACCCTCAACGAAGAGGCCGAGGCGGGAATTCGGGAATGGCGTCAGGCCAGGGAAAAGGAGCGGGGCAGCCTGCGCTCCAGAGCCACGGTCCAGGCCTACAACAAGATCCCCTATATGGTCGGGATCATGATTCTCTTTACGCTTTTTTTCGGTGTCGGTGCCCGGTTCATGAGCATCGGTTCGACCAACCTGATGAAGGGCTTTTGGTTCGTTTTCCTGCTGGCTGTTGTCGCGGAGATGATCGGTCAACAGAATACCATGCGCGAATATGGTTTCGGCGGCCTGATCTGGGCCATTCTCGGGGGCATGCTGATCAGTAACACCGTGGGCGTGCCGAACTTCCTGAAACCGGCCCTGCAGACCGAGTATTACATCAAGACCGGCCTGGTACTTTTGGGCGCTGAAATCCTGTTCAGCAAGATCATGCTCATCGGTCAGGCCGGCGTGGTCGTGGCCTGGGTCGTCACCCCCACGGTGCTCATCCTGACCTACATCTTCGGGCAGCGGGTTCTGAAGATGGAGTCCAAGACCCTGAACATCACGATCTCCGCGGACATGTCCGTCTGCGGCGTGTCCGCGGCCATTGCCACGGCCGCGGCCTGCCGGGCCAAGAAGGAGGAGTTGACCATCGCCGTGGGCTTGTCCATGCTCTTCACCGCGATCATGATGATCGCCCTGCCAACCTTCATCGTCTCCGTGGGCATGCACCCGGTCCTAGGCGGCGCCTGGATTGGTGGGACCATCGACTCCACCGGCGCGGTGGTGGCGGCCGGAGCCTTCCTGGGCGAGGTCGGGATGTTCGTGGCCGCGACCGTGAAGATGATCCAGAACATCCTCATCGGCGTGATCGCTTTCGGCGTGGCCGTGTACTGGTGCGCCCGGGTGGATTGCGTGCCCGGTCAGCAGGTCAGCAAGATGGAAATCTGGTACCGCTTTCCCAAGTTCGTGCTGGGCTTCATCGCCGCCTCAATCATTTTTTCCTGGATGCTGATCACCATGGGCAGCGTCGGCGACGTGATGATCGACCAGGGGGTGCTGCGCGGCTTCTCCCGCCCGATCCGGGAATGGTTCTTCATTCTGGCCTTTGCCAGCATCGGCCTGTCCTCCGACTTCCGGTCAATGGCCCAACATTTCAAGGGCGGCAAGCCGGTCATCCTGTACGTCTGCGGGCAGACCCTGAACCTGATCCTGACGCTGCTCGTGGCCTACCTGATGTACTTCGTGGTATTCCCGCACGTCACCGAAAGTCTGATGGGCTAA
- a CDS encoding ComEA family DNA-binding protein: protein MQRVFKGVLGVWLVAMVFCLAVNVSTVEAQPKVNINEAPVELLQTLPGIGPALAQRIIEYREQTPFEAPEDIMNVSGIGEATFEKLKDLITIE from the coding sequence ATGCAGCGTGTTTTCAAGGGCGTTCTCGGCGTTTGGCTCGTCGCCATGGTTTTTTGCCTGGCGGTGAACGTTTCTACTGTCGAGGCGCAGCCCAAGGTGAACATCAATGAGGCTCCGGTCGAATTGTTGCAGACATTGCCGGGAATTGGCCCCGCTCTGGCGCAGCGCATTATTGAATATCGCGAGCAGACCCCTTTTGAAGCTCCTGAAGACATTATGAACGTGAGCGGCATCGGAGAGGCGACATTCGAGAAGTTGAAGGACCTCATCACCATTGAATGA
- a CDS encoding protein-glutamate methylesterase/protein-glutamine glutaminase, whose product MIKVLVVDDSAFMRKALSTMLDGDPEIQVVGTARDGSEGLDKARQLQPDVITMDIEMPRMDGLTALRHIMMEMPRPVIMVSSLTTEGAEATLKAMELGAVDFIPKQLSRVSLDIVKIENDLRSKVKIVARRKIRAPRAPRKIETVSVPTMGKPSLDAIPKKGPQSRDVVAIGVSTGGPPAIQKVLSKLPANFPACILIAQHMPQAFTGPFAKRLDAVCQIKVKEAEAGDRVQAGVAFVAPGGQHLSIDQKVSRIDLLVSPEPKEALYKPSANVLIASVAQGVGKRGVGVILTGMGSDGLEGIRQLKLKNGYILAQDDASCVVYGMPKAIVDAGLADEILDIDDIAQGIMNALYR is encoded by the coding sequence ATGATCAAAGTACTTGTTGTTGACGATTCCGCCTTCATGCGCAAGGCCCTGAGCACCATGCTCGACGGGGACCCGGAAATCCAGGTCGTGGGCACGGCCCGGGACGGATCCGAAGGCCTGGACAAGGCCCGCCAGCTCCAGCCGGACGTGATCACCATGGACATTGAAATGCCGCGCATGGACGGGTTGACCGCCCTGCGGCACATCATGATGGAAATGCCCCGGCCCGTGATCATGGTCAGTTCCCTGACCACCGAAGGCGCCGAAGCAACCCTGAAAGCCATGGAACTCGGGGCCGTGGACTTCATTCCCAAGCAGCTCTCCCGGGTCTCCCTGGACATCGTCAAAATCGAAAACGACCTGCGCTCCAAGGTCAAAATCGTAGCCAGACGCAAAATCCGGGCCCCGCGCGCGCCACGCAAGATCGAGACGGTCTCCGTGCCGACGATGGGCAAGCCTTCCCTGGACGCCATACCCAAAAAAGGACCTCAGTCCCGGGACGTCGTGGCCATCGGCGTGTCCACCGGCGGACCGCCGGCCATTCAGAAAGTCCTGTCCAAGCTTCCGGCGAACTTTCCGGCCTGCATTCTCATCGCCCAGCACATGCCCCAGGCCTTCACCGGTCCTTTCGCCAAACGCTTGGACGCCGTCTGCCAAATCAAAGTCAAGGAAGCCGAAGCCGGAGACCGGGTCCAGGCCGGCGTGGCCTTTGTCGCGCCGGGGGGGCAGCACCTGTCCATCGATCAAAAAGTCAGCCGGATCGACCTGCTGGTCAGCCCCGAGCCCAAGGAAGCCCTGTACAAACCCTCGGCCAACGTGCTCATCGCCTCCGTGGCCCAGGGCGTGGGCAAACGAGGCGTCGGCGTGATCCTCACCGGCATGGGCAGCGACGGCCTGGAAGGCATCAGACAGCTCAAACTAAAAAATGGTTATATTCTGGCTCAGGACGACGCCAGTTGCGTGGTATACGGCATGCCCAAGGCCATCGTGGATGCCGGATTGGCGGATGAAATCCTGGATATCGACGACATCGCCCAAGGCATCATGAACGCCTTATATCGGTAA
- a CDS encoding HD domain-containing phosphohydrolase, which yields MVVNEEPKASILIVDDEQSLLDICKEALTEAGFTVHVAHDGPSALRMLSHLPGLDLVISDLRMPTMSGLELLKKLKDGHSEADFLIMTGFGSIETAVESIRLGAADYLPKPFNISHLLLKVERILQIRRNREDRKKLTNIVRVLNLSQAMNTKLDMKSLTNEFLSQVQKNFNPDGVVLFLQDNEGLQSKAMRGSLLRNNPQLGTWVKLLGERVFRQQLPELILLSKKGPPQLSTEGPPPDASITSIMAAAMPTRMKSVGSIVLLRNTDKPDFTREHSQLLNVFAAHTASAFENARLYGQLWDMNLEVIRSFAQAVEAKDVYTRGHSERVAIYATHLGNRLGLSKEDLHLLYTGGILHDIGKIGIPDVILNKPSKLTTEEFTVMQRHPELGRAILNQVTSFGNILPIIFYHHERVDGTGYPMGLQQEEIPFLARILSVVDSFEAMTSDRAYRKALPMNVVRDILQEGAGQQWQDDLVKIWLEEAEKPDFKNLRQVNVTGHVEFQDVVDA from the coding sequence ATGGTTGTGAATGAGGAGCCCAAAGCGAGCATCCTGATTGTCGACGACGAACAAAGCCTGCTGGACATCTGCAAGGAAGCGTTGACCGAAGCCGGGTTTACCGTCCATGTCGCTCATGACGGACCATCCGCCCTGCGTATGCTGAGCCATTTGCCTGGGCTGGATCTCGTCATCAGTGATCTGCGAATGCCGACAATGAGCGGCTTGGAACTTTTAAAAAAGCTCAAGGACGGCCACTCCGAGGCTGATTTTTTGATCATGACCGGCTTCGGGAGCATTGAAACGGCGGTGGAGAGCATCCGTCTCGGAGCGGCCGACTATCTGCCCAAGCCGTTCAACATCAGCCACCTCCTGCTCAAGGTTGAACGTATTCTCCAAATCCGGCGCAACCGCGAAGACCGCAAGAAACTAACCAACATCGTTCGGGTCCTGAACCTCAGCCAGGCCATGAACACCAAGCTGGACATGAAGTCGTTGACCAACGAATTCCTGTCCCAGGTGCAAAAGAACTTCAATCCGGACGGAGTGGTGCTTTTCCTCCAGGACAACGAGGGGCTCCAGTCCAAAGCCATGCGTGGCAGCCTGTTGCGCAACAATCCGCAACTCGGAACCTGGGTCAAGCTTCTCGGAGAGCGGGTGTTTCGCCAACAACTTCCGGAACTGATCCTCTTGAGCAAAAAGGGGCCTCCTCAGTTGAGCACCGAAGGCCCTCCTCCGGACGCCTCCATCACCTCCATCATGGCCGCGGCCATGCCCACGCGCATGAAGAGCGTCGGCTCCATCGTGCTGTTGCGCAACACCGACAAGCCGGACTTCACCCGCGAGCATTCCCAGCTGCTGAACGTCTTTGCCGCCCATACCGCGTCGGCATTCGAAAACGCCCGGCTCTACGGTCAACTCTGGGACATGAACCTGGAGGTCATCCGATCCTTTGCCCAGGCCGTGGAAGCCAAGGACGTCTATACGCGAGGCCATTCCGAGCGGGTCGCCATCTACGCGACGCACCTCGGCAACCGGCTGGGGCTGTCCAAGGAAGACCTTCACCTGTTGTACACCGGGGGCATCCTGCACGATATCGGCAAAATCGGCATCCCGGACGTCATTCTGAACAAACCCTCCAAGCTCACAACCGAGGAATTCACCGTGATGCAGCGCCATCCCGAGCTGGGGCGGGCGATCTTGAATCAGGTGACCTCGTTCGGCAACATCCTGCCGATCATCTTCTACCACCATGAGCGCGTGGACGGCACCGGATACCCCATGGGCCTGCAACAGGAAGAAATCCCCTTTCTGGCCCGCATCCTCAGCGTCGTGGACTCCTTCGAGGCCATGACCTCGGACCGGGCCTACCGCAAGGCCCTGCCCATGAACGTGGTACGGGATATCCTGCAAGAAGGGGCCGGCCAACAATGGCAGGACGATCTGGTCAAAATATGGTTGGAAGAAGCCGAGAAACCCGACTTTAAGAACCTGCGCCAGGTCAACGTTACCGGCCATGTGGAGTTCCAGGACGTCGTCGACGCGTAA
- a CDS encoding manganese-dependent inorganic pyrophosphatase, whose protein sequence is MAVYVVGHKSPDSDSVCAAIALADLKSKLGVEAKPAAQGELNPETKFVLDKFGVGAPEIVTDAEGKQIFLVDHSDLAQSLDNLGKAEILGVVDHHKLGDVTTPNPIEAWIWPVGCTCTVIKAMYDFHGVEIPKSIAGIMLCAIVSDTVIFKSATCTPKDVEAADALAKIAGVADSKALGLEMFKVKSAVEGTPIRELVFRDYKDFNMSGTKVGIGQLEVVDLSLLDGVKDALYEDIQKVKAEKGNHSVFLLLTDIMKEGSEMLIASDDPSVVQKAFGKAPEGHKVWLDGVMSRKKQVVPNFEKAFAG, encoded by the coding sequence ATGGCTGTTTATGTTGTAGGACACAAGAGTCCCGATAGCGACTCGGTTTGCGCGGCGATCGCCTTGGCCGATCTGAAGAGCAAGCTCGGCGTGGAAGCCAAGCCGGCAGCTCAGGGCGAACTCAATCCGGAAACCAAGTTCGTGCTGGACAAGTTCGGCGTCGGTGCTCCGGAAATCGTCACGGACGCCGAAGGCAAGCAGATCTTTCTGGTCGACCACTCCGATCTCGCCCAAAGCCTGGACAACCTGGGCAAGGCCGAAATTCTGGGCGTCGTGGACCACCACAAGCTGGGCGACGTCACCACCCCCAATCCCATTGAAGCCTGGATCTGGCCGGTGGGCTGCACCTGTACCGTGATCAAGGCCATGTACGATTTCCACGGCGTGGAAATTCCCAAAAGCATCGCCGGAATCATGCTCTGCGCCATTGTCAGCGACACGGTCATCTTCAAGTCCGCCACCTGTACACCCAAGGACGTCGAAGCCGCGGACGCTCTGGCCAAGATCGCCGGCGTGGCCGACAGTAAGGCCCTGGGCCTGGAAATGTTCAAGGTCAAGTCCGCCGTTGAAGGCACCCCAATCCGGGAACTGGTCTTCCGGGACTACAAGGACTTCAACATGAGCGGCACCAAGGTCGGCATCGGCCAGTTGGAGGTCGTGGACCTGTCCCTGCTGGACGGCGTCAAGGACGCCCTGTACGAGGACATCCAGAAGGTCAAGGCCGAAAAGGGCAACCACAGCGTCTTCCTGCTGCTCACCGACATCATGAAGGAAGGCTCGGAAATGCTCATCGCATCGGACGATCCTTCCGTTGTCCAGAAGGCCTTCGGCAAAGCCCCCGAAGGCCACAAAGTCTGGCTGGACGGCGTGATGAGCCGTAAGAAGCAGGTCGTGCCGAACTTCGAAAAGGCTTTTGCCGGCTGA
- a CDS encoding DUF1538 domain-containing protein translates to MNTILAFLDFSHVSLEVLQALAPLVVFFLFFQLVYLKLPRTFVLNMIKGVVLCVVGLILFLQGVQVGFMPVGTAMGGILGAMETTWPLILIGFLLGLVATIAEPAVHILSYEVEKASAGSIREKTILATLSLGVALFVGLGMAKIIYGVPIHYILVPGYLLALVLMRFCDPTFVAIAFDAGGVATGPMTVTFVLAVALGIATAMEGRDPVLDGFGLIALVAMAPILSVMVLGLIVTSVKKRS, encoded by the coding sequence ATGAATACGATTCTGGCCTTTCTGGATTTCAGCCACGTCTCGCTGGAGGTCTTGCAGGCCCTGGCCCCTTTGGTGGTATTTTTCCTGTTTTTCCAGCTTGTCTACCTCAAGCTGCCCCGAACGTTCGTGCTGAACATGATCAAGGGGGTGGTGCTGTGCGTCGTGGGATTGATTCTGTTCCTGCAAGGCGTTCAGGTGGGGTTCATGCCCGTGGGCACGGCCATGGGAGGGATTCTGGGAGCCATGGAAACGACTTGGCCGCTGATCCTCATTGGCTTTTTACTGGGCTTGGTGGCCACCATCGCCGAACCGGCGGTGCACATCCTGAGTTACGAGGTGGAAAAGGCCTCGGCGGGCAGTATCCGCGAGAAGACCATTCTCGCGACCCTGTCCCTCGGGGTGGCCCTGTTCGTGGGCTTGGGCATGGCCAAAATCATCTACGGCGTGCCCATCCATTACATTCTCGTGCCGGGGTATCTCCTGGCCCTGGTGCTGATGCGCTTTTGCGACCCGACCTTCGTCGCCATCGCCTTTGACGCCGGAGGAGTCGCCACCGGTCCCATGACCGTGACCTTCGTGCTCGCCGTGGCCCTGGGCATCGCCACGGCGATGGAAGGCCGGGATCCCGTCCTGGACGGCTTCGGCCTGATTGCCCTGGTGGCCATGGCCCCGATTCTCTCGGTCATGGTCCTTGGACTGATCGTCACTTCCGTGAAGAAAAGGAGTTGA
- a CDS encoding DUF1538 domain-containing protein has protein sequence MKSDFKENLKEVVLAVLPISVVVILLQVFLVHLPWEVFARFLIGAAMVLAGLLLFLQGVKVGLLPMGEAVGSELPKHGSMIFMLVFAFILGFAVTVAEPDVRVLAHQVDIVSDGMVSSNVLIYTVAAGVAFFVALAMLRIVLRVPIAWLYGVSYLLIIVLSFIAPASFVPIAFDAGGVTTGPVTVPFILALGLGAVAVMGGRSSFSDGFGLVGLASIGPVIGVMILGMIYG, from the coding sequence GTGAAATCCGACTTCAAGGAAAACCTCAAGGAAGTCGTTCTGGCCGTGCTGCCCATCTCCGTGGTGGTCATTCTGCTTCAGGTCTTTCTCGTCCATCTGCCCTGGGAGGTGTTCGCGCGGTTTCTCATCGGCGCTGCCATGGTCCTGGCCGGTTTGTTGCTGTTTCTCCAGGGGGTCAAGGTTGGGCTGTTGCCCATGGGCGAGGCCGTGGGCAGCGAGCTGCCCAAGCATGGCTCAATGATCTTTATGCTTGTATTCGCCTTTATCCTCGGGTTCGCCGTGACCGTGGCCGAGCCGGATGTAAGGGTGCTTGCCCATCAGGTGGATATCGTTTCCGACGGGATGGTCAGCAGTAACGTGTTGATCTACACCGTGGCCGCCGGAGTGGCGTTTTTCGTGGCCCTGGCCATGCTGCGCATCGTGCTGCGCGTGCCCATCGCCTGGCTCTACGGCGTCAGCTACCTTTTGATCATCGTCCTTTCCTTCATCGCGCCAGCGTCCTTCGTGCCCATTGCCTTTGACGCCGGGGGCGTGACCACCGGTCCGGTGACCGTGCCGTTCATCCTGGCTCTGGGGTTGGGCGCCGTGGCGGTCATGGGCGGACGGTCCTCCTTTTCCGACGGTTTCGGTTTGGTAGGGCTCGCTTCCATCGGGCCGGTGATCGGCGTGATGATTTTGGGGATGATTTACGGATGA
- a CDS encoding heavy-metal-associated domain-containing protein — protein MTTIKVTGMSCQHCVNAVTKALSGIEGIQDIQVFLDKGEARFSETKPVSKEAIREALKKAGHDLG, from the coding sequence ATGACGACGATCAAGGTGACGGGGATGTCCTGCCAGCACTGCGTGAATGCGGTGACCAAGGCGCTGAGTGGTATCGAGGGGATTCAGGATATTCAGGTTTTTCTGGACAAGGGTGAGGCCCGGTTTAGTGAAACCAAGCCGGTTTCCAAGGAGGCCATCCGGGAGGCACTGAAGAAGGCCGGGCACGACCTGGGATAA
- a CDS encoding sigma-54-dependent transcriptional regulator, translating into MHQFSVLIVDDERDMLDGLRRILPYELDNTNITVTPSPLKALEMVSETSFDLVLMDVRMPEMNGMELLEHVKAADPKVTVIMMTAYGNIEIAVQSIKMGAYDFITKPFDIPDLVRLIRKALERSGLIRENQSLRQKISEKTMLEEFVGQSPPMRQLYETIRSVAGTDYPVLIRGESGTGKELAAKAIHALSRRGEKVLVSVNCPAIPEHLLESELFGHKKGAFTGALKDHKGLFVEANGSSLHLDEIADIPVSVQTKLLRALQEQEIRPLGSSGNKKVDVRIVSTTNQDLEHKIQDKSFREDLFYRLNVVSVRTPPLREIVDDIPLLVHHFNRLSAVELNTAPKIVSSDLLEVLMHREWPGNVRELKNFVRRLIIFCPGEELNLSVLKMVDGRHSTRPTTENAAGTGEVESYAEAKARAVNAFTAEYVGDLLSKAGGNVSQAAKMADMSRVALQKIIRKMNISPVEYRAES; encoded by the coding sequence ATGCATCAATTCAGCGTACTCATCGTGGACGATGAGCGGGACATGCTTGACGGGTTGCGGCGGATACTGCCTTACGAACTGGACAACACGAACATCACGGTCACGCCCAGTCCTTTGAAGGCTCTGGAGATGGTCTCCGAGACCTCCTTCGACCTCGTCCTGATGGATGTCCGGATGCCGGAAATGAACGGCATGGAGCTTCTGGAGCATGTCAAAGCTGCGGACCCCAAGGTGACCGTGATCATGATGACGGCGTACGGAAACATCGAAATCGCGGTGCAGTCCATCAAAATGGGGGCCTACGACTTCATCACCAAGCCCTTCGACATCCCGGACCTGGTAAGGCTGATCAGAAAAGCCCTGGAACGCAGCGGCTTGATTCGGGAAAACCAGAGCCTGCGCCAAAAGATCTCCGAAAAGACCATGCTGGAGGAGTTCGTGGGGCAGAGCCCACCCATGCGCCAGCTCTACGAGACCATCCGTTCCGTGGCCGGGACCGACTATCCCGTGTTGATCCGGGGCGAGTCCGGCACGGGCAAGGAGCTGGCGGCCAAGGCCATCCACGCCTTGAGCCGACGGGGCGAAAAGGTCCTGGTCTCCGTGAACTGCCCGGCCATTCCGGAACACCTTCTGGAAAGCGAGCTGTTCGGACACAAAAAAGGCGCCTTCACCGGTGCCCTGAAAGACCACAAGGGTCTTTTCGTCGAAGCCAACGGCTCCAGCCTGCACCTGGACGAAATCGCGGACATCCCGGTTTCTGTGCAGACCAAACTCCTGCGCGCCCTCCAGGAACAGGAAATCCGCCCCCTGGGCAGCAGCGGGAACAAAAAGGTGGATGTCCGGATCGTGTCCACCACCAACCAGGATCTGGAGCATAAGATCCAGGACAAAAGCTTTCGGGAAGACCTGTTTTACCGCCTGAACGTGGTCAGCGTCCGCACCCCGCCCCTCAGGGAGATCGTCGACGACATCCCCCTGCTCGTCCACCACTTCAACCGCTTGTCCGCCGTCGAACTGAACACCGCTCCCAAGATCGTCTCCTCGGACCTCCTGGAGGTCCTGATGCACAGGGAATGGCCGGGAAATGTCCGGGAATTGAAGAACTTCGTGCGCAGACTGATCATTTTCTGCCCTGGCGAGGAGTTGAACCTGTCCGTCCTGAAAATGGTCGACGGCCGGCACTCCACGCGTCCCACAACGGAAAACGCGGCGGGAACCGGCGAGGTCGAATCCTACGCCGAAGCCAAGGCCAGGGCGGTCAACGCCTTTACCGCGGAGTACGTGGGCGACCTCCTCTCCAAGGCCGGAGGCAACGTCTCCCAAGCCGCCAAAATGGCCGACATGAGCCGGGTGGCCCTCCAGAAGATCATCCGCAAGATGAATATTAGTCCGGTGGAGTATCGGGCGGAGTCGTGA
- a CDS encoding sigma-54-dependent transcriptional regulator, protein MTQQQLLIIDDEVDMLQGLSRVLSLELEGVSVVTASNPVEGLELIGTRTFELILLDIRMPEMDGMALLARIRETDPNVTVIMMTAYGSIETAVEAIRQGAYDFVTKPFEIPDLLRVLRKGLERGRLIRENLNLRAKISEQNSFANFVGQTAPMRRLYDTIQALAHTNYTVLIRGQSGTGKELVARAIHDLSKRKSRPFLAVNCPAIPEQLLESELFGHKKGAFTGADTDYVGLFEEADGSTLLLDEIGDIPVTLQTKLLRVLQEQELRPLGGVKSKRINVRILASTNQDLEKKINERTFREDLFYRLNVVTVRTPTLRDIREDIPLLVDHFSKKFCAELEIPTKRFSPAATEELMRRNWPGNIRELQNFVRRMLIFCKDEEIETLHIHAVEHPGASPVQSLVLQYANMTLEPYIEARNRMLEQFTRSYVQNLLFTTNGNISKAAKMAGLSRVAVQKIMRRMGLHSPDFRTTVHSPQ, encoded by the coding sequence ATGACCCAGCAGCAACTCCTGATCATTGACGACGAAGTGGATATGCTCCAGGGGCTGAGCCGCGTGCTCTCCCTTGAATTGGAAGGTGTTTCCGTGGTCACCGCATCCAATCCGGTGGAAGGGCTGGAACTGATCGGCACGCGCACCTTTGAGCTGATTCTGCTGGACATCCGAATGCCGGAGATGGACGGGATGGCTCTGCTCGCCCGCATCCGAGAGACGGACCCCAACGTCACCGTGATCATGATGACCGCCTACGGCAGCATTGAGACCGCGGTGGAAGCCATCCGGCAAGGGGCCTACGACTTCGTGACCAAGCCTTTTGAAATCCCCGACCTGCTGCGGGTTCTGCGCAAGGGTCTGGAACGCGGTCGACTGATCCGCGAAAACCTGAACCTGCGGGCCAAGATTTCGGAACAAAACTCGTTCGCGAACTTCGTCGGCCAGACCGCGCCCATGCGCCGACTCTACGACACCATCCAGGCCTTGGCCCACACCAATTATACGGTGCTCATCCGCGGCCAGAGCGGCACGGGCAAGGAGTTGGTCGCCCGGGCCATCCACGACCTGAGCAAGCGCAAATCCCGCCCCTTTCTTGCGGTGAACTGCCCGGCCATCCCGGAACAGCTCTTGGAGAGCGAGCTGTTCGGGCACAAAAAGGGAGCGTTTACCGGAGCGGATACGGACTATGTCGGGCTTTTCGAAGAAGCCGACGGATCGACACTGCTTTTGGATGAAATCGGCGATATTCCCGTCACCCTGCAAACCAAGTTGCTGCGCGTGCTCCAGGAGCAGGAACTGCGGCCTTTGGGCGGGGTTAAGAGCAAGAGGATCAACGTGCGCATCCTGGCCAGTACCAACCAGGACCTGGAAAAGAAGATCAACGAGCGGACCTTCAGGGAGGATCTGTTTTACCGGCTGAACGTGGTCACGGTCCGTACGCCGACCTTGCGGGATATCCGTGAGGACATTCCCCTGCTCGTGGACCACTTCAGCAAAAAATTCTGCGCGGAACTGGAAATCCCGACCAAACGCTTTTCCCCGGCGGCCACGGAAGAACTGATGCGCCGCAACTGGCCGGGCAACATCCGGGAGCTGCAAAACTTCGTCCGCCGGATGCTGATTTTCTGCAAGGATGAAGAAATCGAAACCCTGCACATCCACGCCGTGGAACACCCCGGCGCGAGCCCCGTACAGTCACTGGTCCTTCAATACGCCAACATGACCCTGGAGCCCTACATCGAGGCCCGCAACCGGATGCTGGAACAGTTCACCCGCTCCTACGTGCAAAACCTGCTCTTCACCACCAACGGCAACATCTCCAAGGCCGCCAAAATGGCCGGACTCAGCCGGGTGGCCGTCCAGAAGATCATGCGCCGCATGGGGCTGCACTCTCCGGACTTCCGGACCACCGTCCACTCTCCGCAGTAG
- a CDS encoding P-II family nitrogen regulator: MDLNIPFDLIVTIVNKGGSETIISATKSAGAEGGTIIPGRGTGIREQKKLWGIPIEPEKDIILTIVPQEKTQTVLDAILVQGNLNTPGAGIAFVVDLKKVVGICHMCQPET, encoded by the coding sequence GTGGACCTGAATATTCCCTTTGACCTGATCGTCACCATCGTGAATAAGGGCGGCAGCGAGACCATTATTTCGGCCACCAAGTCCGCCGGGGCCGAGGGGGGGACGATCATTCCCGGTCGGGGCACCGGAATCCGGGAGCAAAAGAAACTGTGGGGCATCCCCATCGAGCCGGAAAAGGACATCATTTTGACCATCGTCCCCCAGGAAAAAACCCAAACCGTTCTTGACGCCATTCTGGTCCAGGGCAACCTGAACACACCCGGCGCGGGCATCGCCTTCGTGGTGGACCTGAAAAAGGTCGTCGGCATCTGCCACATGTGCCAGCCGGAGACCTGA